In the Arachis ipaensis cultivar K30076 chromosome B10, Araip1.1, whole genome shotgun sequence genome, one interval contains:
- the LOC107622044 gene encoding probable calcium-binding protein CML11, giving the protein MSGNKKHQGTSLDEEHIAELREIFRSFDRNNDGSLTQLELSSLLRSLGLKPSGDQLEAFINKADTNNNGLIEFSEFVALVAPEILPAKSPYTEEQLRQLFKMFDRDGNGFITAAELAHSMARLGHALTADELTGMIREADTDGDGRINFQEFSHAITSAAFDNSWA; this is encoded by the coding sequence ATGAGCGGCAACAAGAAGCATCAAGGAACGAGTTTGGACGAGGAGCATATCGCAGAGTTGAGGGAGATATTCCGTTCGTTCGATAGGAACAACGACGGAAGCCTGACACAGCTGGAGCTGAGCTCCCTTCTGAGGTCGCTGGGGCTAAAGCCCAGCGGGGACCAGCTGGAGGCCTTCATCAACAAGGCCGACACCAACAACAACGGGCTCATCGAGTTCTCTGAGTTCGTCGCCCTCGTAGCCCCTGAAATCCTCCCGGCTAAGTCCCCCTACACAGAAGAGCAGTTGCGCCAGCTCTTCAAGATGTTCGACCGCGATGGCAATGGTTTCATCACCGCGGCCGAGCTTGCGCACTCCATGGCCCGCCTCGGCCATGCCCTCACCGCCGACGAGCTCACTGGCATGATCCGGGAGGCTGACACCGATGGTGATGGCCGCATCAATTTTCAGGAGTTCTCTCACGCTATCACTTCTGCTGCTTTTGATAATTCATGGGCCTAG